A region of the Salvelinus alpinus chromosome 24, SLU_Salpinus.1, whole genome shotgun sequence genome:
agtgggtcagaagtttacatacactcaattagtatttgttagcattgcctttaaattgttcaacttgggtcaaacgttttgggtagccttccacaagcttcccacaataagttgggtgaattttggcccaatcctcctgacagatctggtgtaactgagtcaggtttctaggcctccttgctcgcacacattttttcagttctgcccacaaattttctatgggattgaggtcagggctttgtgatggccactccaataccttgactttgttgtccttaagccattttgccacaattttggaagtacgcttgaggtcattgtccatttggaagacccatttgcaacaaagctttaacttcctgactgatgtcttgagacattgcttcaatatatccacacaattctccttcctcatgaagccatctattttgtgaagtgcaccagtccctcctgcagcaaagcaccaccacaacatgatgctgccacccccgtgcttcccggttgggatggtgttcttcagcttgcaagcctccccctttttcctccaaacataacgatggtcattatgaccagaCAGTTCTACttttgtatcatcagaccagaggacatttctccaaaaagtacagtatttgtccccatgtgcagttgcaaaccgtagtctggcttttttatggcggttttggagcaatggcttcttccttgatgagcggcctttcaggtgatgtcgatataggactcgttttaatgtggatatagatacttttgcacccgtttcctccagcatcttcacaaggtcctttgctgttgttctgggattgatttgcacttttcgcaccaaagtacctttcatctctaggagacagaacgagtctccttcctgagcggtatggcggctgtggtcccatggtgtttatacttgcgtactaatgtttgtacagatgaacgtggtaccttcaggcttttggaaattgctcccaaggatgaaccagacgtgtggaggtctatagctttttttcctgaggtcttggctaacttcttttgattttcccatgatgtcaatcaaagaggcactgagtttgaaggtaggccttgatatatatccacagatacacctctaattgactcaaatgatgtcaattagcctatcaaaagcttttaaagtcatgacataattttctggaattttccaagctgtttaaaggcacagtcaacttagcaaatgtaaacttctgacccactggaattgtgatacagtgaattataagtgaaataatccgtctgtaaacaattgttggaaaaattacttacgtcatgcacaaagtagatgtcctaaccgacttgccaaaactatagtttgttagcaagacaattgtggagtggtggaaaatttgttttaatgactccaacctaagtgtatgtaaacttacgacttcaactgtatgtactatgcttattggtcatagtatggatacagttagtatgccaaaagttcccggatgtcgacCTACATTCCACAAAATATTaagtatacaagcagtggacactatttccgtgcttttagggcgcataatgcaattcttcagaaaatgggcgtggcttcacaacattttcagatttgaagaaaatgccGGAAAATATGCAGCCCAAGTTCAATGAGAGCGGAttcaaattcattgctttaaccaattacaacaaatgttaagaaaatgtttagcAATTTagtaaagtaatgacttttcaaatacaTTCCACGTTATGTTGACTGACAatatgttagctacgctatcctttACGGACCGCataacatatcattacagcagtatgtaccgtatgttagctagctacctaacgttagttggctactaatacatcgaacTTGCAAGTATATTAACTACATGCTAACTATCCaacatttattgacttgattattcccgtcattcttagctCAGCGGGATAGTTGTTGTGCGttcaatggacattgttaattaagtgcattcgtaaattcactctggctatctactccgatttcagaacaCTCGAGTCTGATTGtgccagtgtgcgctctgaacgctccgagaacaaaacgctctgaatttacgaacacccAGAGCGCAcgctggcactccagattgaatttacaaacacacccaaAGTCATAAGATGTCCAGCTAGTAATTTGTTActctaacaagctagcaagaggttgcatagcaacataATCAACTTCAGGTAGACAGGCGTAgcgctagtacgctcaactgaaaggataacagtatactaaaattaacTAATAGTATATAGTCATTacgtatgtagtatacagtatgggtattcgaacacagctctggTGTTAATAACAGTAGTGTGAACCCTGGTGGTAATAACAGTAGGGATAGCCAGTGAGGAGCTTGCCCTAACCTTGACCAGTTTGCGTAGCTGGTCCTCGGCCATGCGGCGGGCAGTCGAGCGAGGGATGTCGCTAGAGATCTGCACATCCTTCATGGCCTGGATGTAGGAGTGGAAGTTGGTACGGGTGGTGGTCTGGGCTGGACTGATGTCCACCACCACCAACCTCTCCACCAGGCCAGGCTACCGGGAGATATATGGGGAAAGGAAGGAAAAGGGGGTgattggggggagggggagagcgaTGAAGAGACAggtagaaggagggagagaaaaggaagagggagaagagaggaagaaattAGTTCTGCCTTCTCTATAAAATGGGAAAGTGTGACCACTTCAGTTTCTAAAATCTTCTTAAGAGGCATAGAGTAGAAGTAAATTCACCCACGAATGTGAATTTCATTTTATATACCGTATACAGTGagtttggaaagtattcatactgaCTTTTTCCCAACATTGTTACATTagagccttactctaaaattgatcgTTTTTCCTCAATCAACACCCCgtgacaaaacgaaaacaggtttttcgaaattTTTGCAAACTTCAAAatcaaacagaaacaccttatttacataagtatttagacccattgctatgagactcaaaattgatttcaggtgcatcctgtttccattgatcatccttgagatttctacaacttgattcaattgattggacatgatttggaaaggtacacacctgtctatttaaagtcccacagttgacagtgcaaaaaccaagccatgaggttgaaggaattgtccatagagctccgagacagatctggggaagggtaccaaaacatttctgcagcattgaaggtccccaagaatgcagtggcctccatcattcttaactggaagaagtttggaatcaccaagactcctcctagtgctggctgcctggccaaactgagcaatcaggggagaagggccttagtcagggaggtgaccaagaacctgatgatcactgacagagctccagagttcctctgtggagatgggagaaacttccagaaggacaaccatctgcagcactccaccaatcaggcctttatggtagagtggccagacagaagccactcgtcagtaaaaggcacatgatagcctgcttggagtttgccaaaagacacgtaaaggactctgaccatgagaaacaagattctctggcctgatgaaaccaaaatgtgCAGCGACtctgcccatccaacctgacagagcttgagaggatctgcagagaagaacgggagaaactccccaaataccggtgctccaagcttgtagcgtcatacccaagaagactcaagactttaaatcgctgccaaaggtgcttcagacAACTGAGagaagcgtctgaatacttatgtaaatgtgtatttcatttttttgcaTTAAAACAAttgattttcagaaatgttggcaaatgtatttttgctttgtcagtacgaggtactgtgtgtagattgatgaggaataaggctgtaaagtttttaaaaaatgggtccgaatactttccgaatgcactgtatatcctaaATGACTGCGTTTCCGTGAATTTGATGATATAATCTCAAAGTGCATTCAAAAAAAGTATTGGGACTGGATCCAGGAAGTAAGGCGAGTTGGACAGTCACTTTCCCATGGTACAGTGCAGCAGTAATCATTGCAGGTTTCTAATGTAATTAGTGCAGCTTCAAGCGGCACAGAGACCACAGTGTAGTAAGGATTCATATTGATGTTCCGGGGTCGTTCGTTTGTTCACCTGCGACAGGGCCGTAGTCATGGCGACCTTGCCCCCCATGCTGTGGCCAATCAGGACGCACTTCCCGATGTGCAGCTGGGCGAGCAAGTGCGTCAAGTCATTGGTCATCGCCTCATAGGTCAGATCGGCGCTGTGTGTGCTGGTACCGTGGTTACGGGCGTCGACCGTCAGCACCTGACTGGACAAAGGACAGTTAGGACactagggaggggtggagaggagggagatggaggggaggagaagagggagggcaCAGGGCTATAGGCTAGATAGAAGACTACAGTCCAGTCCTCTGTGATCACTCATTGAAAGGAAGGACAGTAGGGTTTCAttggggtgagaggagagggagagtagggtgagatcagagggagagtagggttggaggagagggagagtagggtgggaggagagggagagtagggtgagaggagagggagagtagggtgagaggagagggagagtagggtgagaggagagggagagtagggtgagaggagagggagagtagggtgagaggagagggagagtagggtgagaggagagggagagtagggtgagaggagagggagagtagggtgagaggagagggagagtagggtgagaggagagggagagtagggtgggaggagagggagagtagggtgagaggagagggagagtagggtgagaggagagggagagtagggtgagaggagagggagagtagggtgagaggagagggagagtagggTGGGAGGAGGGGGAGCGTAGGGTGAGAGGAGGGGGAGCGTAGGGTGGGAGGAGGGGGAGCGTAGGGTGGGAGGAGGGGGAGCGTAGGGTGGGAGGAGGGGGAGCGTAGGGTTGGAGGAGGGTACAGGCCATAATCCTGTTGGTATTAATTTCTTACTGGCACTGAACTGCATTACGGTCACTGATTGGTACACATATCTGGTTTCACAACCCTCACCAAATAGAAAGCATGAATAAAACAGCCACACTCGAAGACCAGAGTGGTGCATAACTGGCTGTATGTGAGAGAATAACTGAGCCTTATCAGCATGGTTTCAGATCAATTCTATACACTAAATTCCGATTTATTATTTACCTGGTTGTTTAGAGAGAAAGATATCAGTTAAGACCAAGGCATACATAGCCTAGTGTATCCCCCCTCCTCGTGTGTTAGCCATCCTGGATTTACAATCTTTAACATTAACATGTGTTGCTCTTTGTGATAAATaattgtacatttacattttagtcgctcttatccagagcgacttagatgagcaattagggttaagtgccttgctcaacagCACATTGACcaattttcacctagtcggctcggggattcgaccaAGGAACTCCTTCAggttacctgcccaacgctcttaaccactaggctacctgccgcccatgtAATATTTCTGAAACAGTTGTCTGCCTTGTGAGACTATGCGTTACCTTTCGGCCTGTCCTCTGCACCAGGGACTTGGCTATAGAGTGGAAGTTGGACTTGCTGCCAAACAGCCCATGGAGGAAGACCAGGGGGGTGCCATCCCCTGTCCCGTCAAACACGTCATAGGTTAGGTTCACAGGGCTGCAACAGACAATAGAATAATACATTGTTAGAGTTAAcatacacacaaaagtatgtgtaaatgccttcaaattagtggattcggctatttcagcaatacccgttgctgacaggtatataaaatcgagcacacaaccatgcaatctccatagagaaacattggcagtagaatgaatttactgaagagctcaaagactttcaacgtggcactgtcataggatgccacctttcctctgccctggtcaactaagcgctgttattgtgaagtggaaatgtctaggagcaacaacgactgaGCTGCaaattggtaggccacacaagctcatagaacgggacTGTCTAGTCCTGAAGAGCATAgctcatctgtcctcggttgcaacactcactaccgagttccaaactgcctttggaagcaacgcagcacaataactgttcttcgggagcttcataaaatgggtttccatggccgagcagcagcacagAAGCCTAAGATAGCCATaaacaatgccaagcgttggctggagtggtgtaaagctcaccgccattggactctggagcagtggaaacgtgttctctggcttaatgtacaaattacctcgactcgGGACTCgggtatatagccttgttattgtgttactttttattatttttactttaatttggtaaatatttttttaactcttcttgaactgcactgttggcttgtaagtaagcatttcatgtgaCAAATCACGCTTCATTATCTGGCAGGCCGATGGAAGAATCTGAGTTTGGCGGttgtcaggagaacgctacctgccccaatacatagagccaactgtaaagtttggtggaggaggaataat
Encoded here:
- the abhd11 gene encoding sn-1-specific diacylglycerol lipase ABHD11 — encoded protein: MSVFCSLLSRGLLCGRATCRFVTGQQDFSGGVLRMARAVGSTSPVNLTYDVFDGTGDGTPLVFLHGLFGSKSNFHSIAKSLVQRTGRKVLTVDARNHGTSTHSADLTYEAMTNDLTHLLAQLHIGKCVLIGHSMGGKVAMTTALSQPGLVERLVVVDISPAQTTTRTNFHSYIQAMKDVQISSDIPRSTARRMAEDQLRKLVKERSVRQFLLTNLVEQNGHYAWRVNLDAIAAHLDDIMSFPTFETTYEGPTLFLGGASSAYISSEDYPEIQRLFPCADIQYIPDASHWIHADKPLDFISSISSFLQP